In Nitrosococcus halophilus Nc 4, the genomic stretch CGAAATACCAGCACCTTATCCTTCCCTACAAGGGATTCATCCCCCCACTCTACGCCACTAAAAAAGCCAAGTTCTTCCCTCGATTCGCCTCGCTCCCGATGGACTCGTACCCCATTTCCTTGTGGCTCCAACACTAGTCTCGTGGTTTCGCGCCAAAATAACTGCCGCACTCCCCCAGGAAGGCAACAGAGCAGCCCTTCTCGCCACCAGCTCAAAAAACCACTGATATTGAGGGACGATAATAAATTCTTAGAAAGGGCTTGAGCCCCCATTCCCTGGCGCCTGGATTGGCGTTTCGTCGCGTTAGCACTCATTGAAAATTAAGAAACTGTTGGAAAACCCCTTTCGAGTCGGCTGGATTAAGGCGTGTGAGCACCCTAGCCACCAAAATTTAGGGCCTTAATGGTGGGACCCTCTTTCAAGCTTGGGCTAACCTTCGCTGCAAGCAAGGTTTTCCAACAACTTCCAAGGCTAATCATGAAAACTCCCTTTTGCCCGGCGAACCTGCCCGGTAACTAAGGTGGAATAGGGATCACAAGTATTTATACGGCAAAGCCTTACCGTGGCCTCAGATGCCATCATACTTCCATAGACAGGGGTGTCGGCTTTGAGCCTTGAATATGCCCAGCAAGATCGCCAACCATCTCAGGCCGATGTTAACATCAGTCGAGGGATACTTACAGGCTTTCTCTCCATTCGAGCACCGAATAAGGGAGGGAACCGCTCGTGCTAGAGCCGGGAGATATCACGGCCTCTATCATGGCCGCCCCGCCTCCTTCTGTTTTAGCCTCAGCGCGCACACTATACGCCAAACCTCCAGCCTGGGCCAGATATCCCCCTCCAACCGGAGGTAATGGCGGCGGCGCTTCCCCCAATGCCCGTCTTACTCTTCGCTCTTCAAGATAAATTTCAATCAACTCAAAATCGATCCCAGGGATTGCCAGAAGAACCCCCCTTGGCGCGACGGCAGGATCAATCCCGGATTGCTCCGAATATAGGGTTAAAAATTCCTCAATGCGCTGATATAGCTCCAGGGAAACGCCTAAAACCTGCTGCAACTCCGTAATATCCTCAAAAGGACCGTCCTTAGCACCATAGGGTAATCCCGCGGCCAGGTAGTCCTCATCCTCTGCCCCTTGTAAGCGAGGCACATCATCCGGGTCACGCCAATCCTCAATGGCGTCCAACAAGGGATCCCGTTCCTCTTCAGCCACACCCGCGGCCCCCAACAACCCGCCTAAAAGTTCCCGGCTGGCGGTATTCAAGTCAATCAAACCGCCGACATCCCGAACCGAAACCCTCACCGTCTCACCTCCGAATTTCCACCGATAAGGGATACCATCCGGAGAAAAACGGCGCATTTGCAGAGGGCGCAAAAGGTCAAGGGCGGCATAAACGACACCCGCCTCTGCCAAAGCCCGAGCCTTCGCTCGCCCGACTAGGTTAGCCGCAAGCGTGGACTCAATGCGCAAAGTGTAAGCAAAGTTACCGGCAATGACCGCTAGCAAGGTGACAGTCCATAACACCACCACTAGCGCAATCCCTCGTTCAGCAAAGGACACAGACGGACTCCCCTATTGCATTGCGGGAGCAGGACCAAAATCAACTCGAAGGCGCCGACCAGCGCCCCCTCCCCGACCATCTTGCGGACTGGACTGAATACCGGCGATCAGTTCAGGCCATTCAGCTTCCTGGGTGCGGACTTGCAGGCGGACTAATTGCGGCGGCCGCTGGGGATCCTCCCAGCGCTCATGCCACTCTGGCGCTTCCCCAACCGCTTCCTTACCGAAATAAGAAAAGGCGATTTCTTCCACGGCCTCCAGTAATACTTCCCGTTCCCGGCCCTCCTCTTCCAGTCCCTCGGGCCGATAAGGCCACCAATTCATCACCAAGTGGGACTCCCCCCCCTCTTTCACCACTTCAAAAGTAATCCAATACAAACCGCCAAGGCCCAAGCGGGTTAACAGGGGCGCCACAAATTGCATGCCCTCCGAAGTGCCTGCAAAAGTCATCACCTGACCCTGTTCGGGATCATTAAAAAAAAGCAATTTTTGCTCTCGAATTTGGCGCCGAAATAACCCCTCAATGACT encodes the following:
- a CDS encoding general secretion pathway protein GspK, translating into MSFAERGIALVVVLWTVTLLAVIAGNFAYTLRIESTLAANLVGRAKARALAEAGVVYAALDLLRPLQMRRFSPDGIPYRWKFGGETVRVSVRDVGGLIDLNTASRELLGGLLGAAGVAEEERDPLLDAIEDWRDPDDVPRLQGAEDEDYLAAGLPYGAKDGPFEDITELQQVLGVSLELYQRIEEFLTLYSEQSGIDPAVAPRGVLLAIPGIDFELIEIYLEERRVRRALGEAPPPLPPVGGGYLAQAGGLAYSVRAEAKTEGGGAAMIEAVISPGSSTSGSLPYSVLEWRESL
- a CDS encoding prepilin-type N-terminal cleavage/methylation domain-containing protein; translation: MASLRLGLPQYESGSKAPHSCQGFTLVELLIAMTLVGMMLVILFSGLRLSTRSWEAAEQKLAVVEKQRVIEGLFRRQIREQKLLFFNDPEQGQVMTFAGTSEGMQFVAPLLTRLGLGGLYWITFEVVKEGGESHLVMNWWPYRPEGLEEEGREREVLLEAVEEIAFSYFGKEAVGEAPEWHERWEDPQRPPQLVRLQVRTQEAEWPELIAGIQSSPQDGRGGGAGRRLRVDFGPAPAMQ